The following proteins are encoded in a genomic region of Nitrospira sp.:
- a CDS encoding 4Fe-4S dicluster domain-containing protein — MGLKPATNPEVEAASIELMIDGTTVTARDGVSLYDVIASTGKIIPAMCYHYTFDPFGSCGMCLVIQEGKKAPVRSCTAKATAGMIIRTEGDDLFQARKKAVEKHLSVHPLDCPVCDADGHCELQDMSFQHGVTNLPNAKQKLIPEDTRSLVLDFNMNRCIACGECINICKDVQMIDALQFMKKGGFTQVVAKGDVALDCEFCGDCLAVCPVGAITNKFSKYLYKPWQLKKTTTTCNYCGDGCQMHVETKDTEVVRVTSPLSWQNKWGERSDTANGHGGLCVRGRFGFQFIDSKARLTQPLVRQGGKLAGSPWIETIETVVNRLADVKARHGSNAIAGLITARCSNEELYLFQKLMRTAIGSNWLDSSARYGHLNFIHAAQHALGATRMTNSPAEITRAKAILVVGANLTETNPVFSLRVKEAIRVYKSQIIVVDSANTNLAKLASHPLLVKPGTEGLFVKGLVKSVIEQDLIDTEVTGKHVQALAALKQAVAGVSLDAVAAATGVAKDRINEAATVFAEAPRSVIICGEGIVRRTDGYQHVLALVDLLWATGKLGRPGCGLNTVTEEANEQGAVDMGASPEFLPGQLSFDNEEARTKFAKAWNVALPGKGTGAALMDILKKCRSGEIKALYVVGENPLATLPASAEVKAALEKLELLIVQDPFLTETAQMAHIVLPACTFAEKNGTVTSQDGKVQRIRQTMDPLGDSLPDWHIFAAIGSGLGCKAMEYETAQDIQNEIMTLVPGYYNLGQPRKVTVNPDGYLSNGYKADVAARYEMKQNAGGAQFGLTMGQLLYHSGKLSTQAPGLLLIEPATGKLHLSPQDMERLGLKDGDRVRVASAKGQAVLSVKMDIAMLPGSCFYPEHFNNPPVKDLMAVEVDAATGVPYFKQTAVGIEKA; from the coding sequence ATGGGTCTCAAGCCGGCCACCAATCCTGAAGTCGAAGCGGCGTCGATCGAACTGATGATCGACGGCACGACCGTCACGGCCAGGGACGGGGTATCGCTCTACGACGTGATCGCGAGCACAGGCAAGATCATCCCAGCCATGTGCTACCACTACACCTTCGATCCCTTTGGCTCCTGTGGTATGTGCCTTGTAATACAGGAAGGTAAAAAGGCGCCGGTGCGTTCCTGCACGGCCAAGGCCACAGCCGGCATGATCATCCGCACCGAGGGCGACGATCTGTTCCAGGCTCGCAAGAAGGCGGTGGAGAAGCACCTCTCCGTCCATCCGCTTGATTGCCCGGTGTGCGATGCGGATGGCCACTGCGAATTACAGGATATGTCCTTCCAGCATGGCGTGACCAACCTGCCGAACGCCAAGCAGAAGCTGATCCCGGAGGACACTCGCAGCCTCGTGCTGGATTTCAACATGAACCGCTGCATTGCGTGCGGCGAGTGCATCAACATCTGCAAGGACGTGCAGATGATAGACGCGCTCCAGTTTATGAAGAAGGGCGGCTTCACGCAGGTGGTGGCCAAGGGCGACGTGGCGCTGGATTGCGAATTCTGCGGCGATTGCCTTGCGGTCTGCCCGGTCGGCGCGATTACGAACAAGTTCTCCAAGTACCTCTACAAGCCCTGGCAGTTGAAGAAGACCACGACGACCTGCAACTACTGCGGTGACGGCTGCCAAATGCACGTCGAGACGAAGGACACCGAGGTCGTACGCGTGACCTCACCGCTTTCCTGGCAAAACAAATGGGGCGAGCGGTCCGACACGGCCAACGGCCACGGCGGGCTCTGCGTGCGCGGCCGGTTCGGGTTTCAATTTATCGATAGCAAGGCACGCCTCACGCAGCCGCTGGTGCGGCAGGGGGGGAAGCTGGCTGGATCACCCTGGATCGAAACGATCGAGACGGTGGTGAACCGCCTTGCGGACGTGAAGGCGCGGCACGGGTCGAACGCCATCGCCGGCCTCATCACGGCCCGGTGCAGCAACGAAGAGCTCTACCTGTTCCAGAAGCTGATGCGCACAGCCATTGGCAGCAACTGGCTGGACAGCAGTGCGCGGTACGGTCATCTGAACTTCATCCATGCGGCGCAGCATGCGCTGGGCGCGACCCGGATGACGAACAGTCCAGCCGAGATCACTAGGGCCAAGGCGATCCTCGTCGTCGGCGCGAACCTGACCGAGACCAACCCGGTGTTCAGTCTGCGCGTCAAGGAAGCGATCCGCGTCTATAAATCGCAGATCATCGTGGTGGATTCGGCCAATACGAACCTCGCCAAGCTGGCCTCCCACCCGCTGCTAGTGAAGCCTGGCACGGAAGGTCTCTTCGTGAAGGGCCTCGTGAAATCCGTCATCGAGCAGGACCTGATCGATACTGAGGTCACTGGGAAGCACGTGCAAGCTCTCGCGGCGCTCAAGCAAGCGGTGGCGGGTGTGTCGCTCGATGCGGTGGCCGCCGCGACCGGCGTGGCGAAGGACCGGATCAATGAGGCCGCGACCGTTTTTGCGGAAGCCCCGCGCTCCGTCATCATCTGCGGCGAGGGGATTGTGCGCCGGACGGACGGCTATCAGCATGTGCTCGCGCTTGTGGATCTGCTCTGGGCGACTGGCAAGCTGGGCCGGCCCGGCTGCGGGCTCAACACAGTGACCGAGGAGGCGAACGAGCAGGGCGCTGTGGATATGGGCGCCTCGCCGGAATTCCTCCCTGGACAGCTCTCGTTCGATAATGAGGAGGCCCGCACGAAGTTTGCCAAGGCGTGGAATGTCGCGCTGCCGGGCAAGGGTACTGGCGCGGCTCTGATGGACATCCTCAAGAAGTGCCGGAGCGGAGAGATCAAGGCGCTCTACGTGGTCGGCGAAAATCCGCTGGCGACATTGCCGGCTTCGGCGGAAGTCAAGGCGGCACTAGAGAAGCTGGAGCTGCTGATTGTGCAGGACCCTTTCCTGACCGAGACGGCGCAGATGGCGCATATCGTCCTGCCGGCCTGCACCTTCGCGGAAAAAAACGGCACGGTCACAAGCCAGGATGGGAAGGTGCAGCGCATCCGGCAGACGATGGATCCACTGGGGGACAGCCTTCCCGACTGGCACATCTTTGCGGCGATCGGTAGCGGACTCGGCTGTAAGGCAATGGAATACGAAACGGCGCAGGACATCCAGAATGAAATCATGACCCTCGTGCCCGGCTATTACAATCTGGGCCAGCCCAGGAAGGTGACGGTCAATCCGGACGGCTACCTCTCGAACGGCTACAAGGCGGATGTGGCCGCGCGGTACGAGATGAAACAGAATGCCGGTGGCGCACAGTTTGGTCTGACGATGGGGCAGTTGCTTTATCATTCGGGCAAGCTGTCCACGCAAGCGCCCGGCCTGCTGCTGATCGAGCCGGCGACCGGGAAGTTGCATCTGAGCCCGCAAGACATGGAACGGCTTGGTCTCAAGGACGGCGACCGTGTCCGGGTCGCATCGGCGAAGGGCCAGGCGGTGCTGAGCGTGAAAATGGACATCGCCATGCTTCCGGGCTCCTGCTTCTATCCGGAGCATTTCAACAATCCGCCGGTCAAGGACCTGATGGCCGTCGAGGTGGACGCTGCCACCGGGGTGCCCTATTTCAAGCAAACAGCGGTCGGCATCGAAAAAGCATGA
- a CDS encoding NADH-quinone oxidoreductase subunit C, with translation MHAIAERIEHDFPNAFVGATEWRGDLAVTVKRDAVHAVARLLRDDPNIDCDYMVHVSSVDWPDDEERFEVVWEVASIRKRHRIRLKTRVPESDCVVNSLTDVWHGADFMEREVYDMMGIRFRNHPDLRRILMPDDYTEGYPLRKDFPLQGKGWRDTFEFLNESK, from the coding sequence ATGCACGCAATAGCTGAACGCATCGAGCACGATTTTCCGAATGCCTTTGTCGGCGCCACGGAGTGGCGCGGCGACCTGGCCGTGACGGTGAAGCGGGACGCGGTGCATGCTGTTGCCCGCCTGCTGCGCGACGATCCGAACATCGACTGCGATTACATGGTACACGTCAGCTCAGTGGATTGGCCGGACGATGAGGAGCGGTTTGAAGTCGTGTGGGAAGTCGCCTCGATCCGCAAGCGGCACCGCATCCGGCTTAAAACCCGCGTGCCCGAATCGGACTGCGTGGTGAATTCGTTGACGGACGTCTGGCACGGCGCCGACTTCATGGAGCGCGAAGTCTACGACATGATGGGTATCCGCTTCCGGAACCATCCCGACCTGCGCCGCATCCTCATGCCCGATGATTATACGGAGGGCTACCCCCTCCGGAAGGATTTCCCGCTCCAGGGCAAGGGCTGGCGAGACACCTTCGAATTTTTGAATGAGAGCAAATAG
- the nuoK gene encoding NADH-quinone oxidoreductase subunit NuoK — MVPLSAYVAVSAILFATGLVGVLIRRNFIIVLMSVEIMLNAANINLVAFSHYLESMTGQIVALFVIAIAAGEAAVGLAIIIVVFRGKISTNVDEMNLLKW, encoded by the coding sequence ATGGTTCCCTTAAGCGCATACGTTGCCGTCAGCGCCATCCTGTTCGCCACGGGGCTGGTCGGCGTGTTGATCCGCCGGAACTTCATCATCGTGCTGATGTCGGTGGAGATCATGCTCAACGCCGCCAACATCAACCTCGTCGCGTTCTCACATTACCTCGAGTCCATGACCGGGCAGATCGTCGCGCTCTTCGTGATCGCGATCGCGGCCGGCGAGGCGGCAGTGGGGCTGGCGATCATCATCGTCGTCTTCCGCGGAAAAATTTCCACGAATGTGGATGAAATGAATCTGTTGAAGTGGTGA
- the nuoD gene encoding NADH dehydrogenase (quinone) subunit D — MMKFEDQRETVYKVDPEHPETAMLPLQRTEELLLNMGPQHPSTHGVLKVILELEGERLVKSTPVMGYLHRGVEKLAEEGTYHQFIPHTDRLDYVCAMYNNFAYCRAVEKLMNITVPERAEYLRTIVAEVQRIIGHQFWLGTQALDIGAMTVFFYTFRDREILLDWFDELCGARLTTSWYRIGGVERDLTPSLLAKLKAFLDYFPPKIDEYQVFLEKNRIWLARTKGVAVISAEDALSFGLSGPTLRGSGVDYDLRKYEPYAAYGKCDFNVPVGKNGDTYDRYWIRVMELYESVKIVRQCLEQMQDGPIMADAPSVTLPPKNRVFTNLESMIQQFKLFSRGFDAPPGEIYCGTEAHKGELGFYIVSTGGGKPYRLKIRSPSFIHMGAFDHMSRGYMIADAVTIFGTYDIVMGECDR; from the coding sequence ATTATGAAATTCGAAGATCAACGAGAGACCGTCTACAAGGTGGATCCGGAACATCCGGAGACCGCCATGCTACCGCTCCAGCGGACGGAGGAGCTGCTGCTCAACATGGGGCCGCAGCACCCAAGCACGCACGGTGTGTTGAAAGTAATTCTTGAGTTGGAAGGCGAGCGGCTGGTGAAATCCACGCCGGTGATGGGTTATCTGCACCGCGGCGTCGAGAAGCTGGCGGAAGAGGGCACTTACCATCAGTTCATCCCCCACACGGACCGCCTCGACTATGTCTGCGCAATGTATAACAACTTCGCCTACTGCCGCGCCGTCGAAAAGCTCATGAACATCACCGTGCCGGAGCGGGCTGAGTATCTGCGGACGATCGTGGCGGAAGTGCAGCGGATCATCGGCCATCAATTCTGGCTGGGGACGCAGGCGCTCGACATTGGCGCGATGACGGTTTTCTTCTACACGTTCCGCGACCGCGAAATTCTGCTCGACTGGTTCGATGAGCTCTGCGGTGCACGCCTGACGACGAGCTGGTACCGGATCGGCGGCGTCGAACGCGACTTGACGCCCTCCCTCCTCGCTAAGCTCAAGGCGTTTCTCGACTACTTCCCGCCCAAAATTGACGAGTACCAGGTCTTTCTTGAAAAAAACCGTATCTGGCTCGCGCGCACCAAGGGCGTGGCGGTGATCTCGGCAGAGGACGCCCTGAGCTTCGGACTCAGCGGGCCTACGCTGCGCGGCTCGGGCGTCGATTACGATCTCCGGAAGTACGAGCCCTACGCGGCCTACGGCAAATGCGACTTCAATGTGCCGGTCGGTAAAAATGGCGATACCTACGACCGGTACTGGATCCGCGTAATGGAGCTCTACGAGAGCGTGAAGATCGTCAGGCAGTGTCTCGAGCAGATGCAGGATGGCCCGATCATGGCCGATGCGCCCAGCGTGACGCTGCCGCCGAAGAACCGCGTCTTCACCAATCTGGAATCCATGATCCAGCAGTTTAAGCTGTTCTCGCGGGGGTTCGATGCCCCTCCGGGAGAGATTTATTGCGGGACCGAGGCGCACAAGGGCGAACTCGGCTTTTACATCGTGAGTACGGGCGGCGGAAAGCCGTACCGGCTGAAGATCCGCTCGCCCTCGTTCATTCACATGGGCGCCTTTGATCACATGTCGCGTGGTTACATGATCGCGGACGCCGTGACGATCTTCGGTACCTACGACATTGTGATGGGGGAGTGCGACCGATAG
- a CDS encoding NADH-quinone oxidoreductase subunit I, whose product MSVVVFAKKVWEAALFAEIWSAMKVTFAHMLHKPITFQYPREQRVIPDAHRGALGLLRYDDGKERCVGCDLCEAACPSRCIKVISAEDKSLPLQRYASEFYIDITKCVFCGYCVEACPVNALAMTKMYEFSTHDKRTLLFDKNRLYQIGEQHLEDGKKYLYAHGQEKNDQMYHDYRYFFPQSVEQSTQPPPKHLT is encoded by the coding sequence ATGAGCGTCGTGGTATTCGCAAAAAAAGTCTGGGAGGCGGCCCTCTTCGCGGAAATCTGGAGCGCGATGAAGGTCACCTTTGCGCACATGCTCCACAAGCCGATCACCTTCCAGTACCCGCGCGAACAGCGGGTGATCCCGGACGCGCACCGTGGCGCCCTGGGCCTGCTACGCTACGACGACGGCAAGGAACGCTGCGTCGGCTGTGACCTCTGCGAAGCCGCCTGCCCGTCGCGCTGCATCAAGGTCATCAGCGCGGAGGATAAATCGCTCCCGCTTCAGCGCTACGCGAGCGAGTTCTACATTGACATCACGAAGTGCGTGTTCTGCGGTTACTGCGTGGAGGCCTGCCCGGTCAATGCGCTGGCCATGACCAAGATGTACGAGTTTTCGACTCACGACAAGCGGACGCTGTTGTTCGACAAGAACCGGCTCTATCAGATCGGGGAGCAGCATTTGGAAGACGGCAAGAAGTATCTCTATGCTCACGGGCAGGAGAAGAACGATCAAATGTACCACGACTACCGGTATTTCTTCCCCCAGTCGGTAGAGCAGTCGACGCAGCCGCCGCCCAAGCATTTGACATGA
- a CDS encoding NADH-quinone oxidoreductase subunit J, with translation MILVFFVYFALVSILAGVLTVALRNPVHCGLALLALLLHVAGLFVLLNAEFLFAVQVIVYAGAILVLYLFVLMLLNLKSDERYLHTKYAVLLFAGVGICSELVLLVLQSPFGGATGDAPASAVLQQGDSYAVGIKMFSEYLLPFEIVGVFLLGAIIGAIVLAKTPTAVEADHEA, from the coding sequence ATGATTCTCGTCTTTTTCGTCTACTTTGCCCTGGTGAGCATCCTAGCGGGGGTCCTCACGGTCGCCCTGCGCAACCCCGTCCATTGTGGGCTCGCGCTGCTCGCGCTGCTGCTGCACGTGGCGGGCCTCTTCGTCCTGCTCAACGCGGAGTTTCTCTTCGCCGTCCAGGTCATCGTCTACGCCGGCGCGATCCTCGTGCTCTACCTGTTTGTGCTCATGCTCCTGAATCTGAAGAGCGACGAGCGGTATTTGCATACGAAGTACGCCGTGCTGCTGTTCGCAGGCGTGGGGATCTGCAGCGAGCTGGTTCTGCTGGTCCTGCAGTCGCCGTTCGGAGGCGCCACGGGCGACGCGCCGGCTTCAGCCGTCCTGCAGCAGGGCGACAGCTACGCAGTCGGTATCAAGATGTTCAGCGAATACCTGCTGCCGTTCGAAATCGTCGGCGTATTCCTGCTCGGCGCGATTATCGGCGCCATCGTCCTGGCCAAGACGCCGACGGCCGTCGAAGCAGACCATGAGGCGTAA
- a CDS encoding NADH-quinone oxidoreductase subunit M — protein MMQELTYAFPILSWLVFLPLIGALIIWVLQDEDLIRKAALGVALFEVALTAVVFRNFVSESPAMQFSERLTWIPELGINYHLAVDGISVLFVGVTAFLTTLVVLYSWDTVRVRVKEYYIAVLALQTTTMGIFVSLDLIVFFVFWELMLIPSYFLIKLWGGGAEREYAALKFVLYTLLGSVFMLVGVVLLDLNYHDWAVAHAIQPAYTFDFLDLLTVPIPVDQQLLIFWLIFLGLAFKAPLFPFHTWLPDALVEGPIGMSVMLAGVKLGTYGFMRFSLPLLPDASTDGLVGAVLMALALAGILYGAIVALIQPDFRRLLAFSSVSHLGFVVLGIFALNFQGLQGSLLTMINLGFSTAGLFFIAGFLYVRRHSTELSAFGGAAKQVPLLATFLLIIGMASIGLPGTNGFVGEFLILLGAFQAYWLFGVFAVTGVIFGAAYFLWYYERAMLGPLSPGIPRTITDLNAREMIIAVSLCVMILWIGLYPSPFLKIMNGSIQALESRLLDRGVEVKAVSPQPGNRAALERPDGGRKI, from the coding sequence ATGATGCAGGAACTGACGTACGCGTTTCCCATTCTCTCCTGGCTGGTTTTCCTGCCGCTGATCGGTGCGCTCATCATCTGGGTGTTACAGGATGAGGATTTGATCCGAAAGGCGGCCTTGGGCGTGGCGTTGTTCGAAGTGGCCCTGACCGCGGTCGTTTTCAGAAATTTTGTGTCCGAGTCGCCCGCCATGCAGTTCTCCGAACGGCTGACCTGGATTCCCGAGCTCGGCATCAACTACCACCTGGCGGTGGACGGGATCAGCGTGCTCTTTGTCGGCGTGACGGCTTTCCTGACGACGCTCGTCGTCCTTTACTCATGGGACACAGTCCGTGTCCGTGTGAAGGAATACTACATCGCTGTGCTGGCGCTCCAGACGACCACGATGGGCATCTTCGTGTCGCTCGATCTGATTGTGTTCTTCGTCTTCTGGGAGCTCATGCTCATCCCGAGCTATTTCCTGATCAAATTGTGGGGCGGCGGGGCGGAGCGGGAGTACGCGGCGCTGAAATTCGTGCTCTACACGCTGCTCGGTAGTGTGTTCATGCTGGTCGGCGTGGTTCTGCTCGACTTGAATTATCACGACTGGGCCGTGGCGCATGCGATCCAGCCGGCCTATACGTTCGACTTTCTTGATCTGCTGACCGTGCCCATTCCGGTCGATCAGCAGCTGTTGATCTTCTGGCTGATTTTCCTCGGCCTCGCCTTCAAGGCGCCGCTGTTTCCGTTCCACACCTGGCTGCCCGACGCGCTGGTGGAGGGCCCGATCGGTATGTCCGTCATGCTGGCGGGCGTTAAGCTGGGCACCTACGGCTTTATGCGGTTCAGCCTGCCGCTGTTGCCGGATGCCTCGACCGATGGTCTTGTGGGGGCGGTGCTCATGGCGCTGGCGTTAGCCGGGATTCTCTACGGCGCGATCGTCGCACTCATCCAGCCGGATTTTCGCCGCCTGCTGGCCTTTAGCAGTGTGAGCCACTTGGGCTTTGTCGTGCTCGGCATCTTCGCGCTGAACTTCCAGGGCCTACAGGGAAGCCTCCTGACGATGATCAATCTGGGCTTCAGCACGGCCGGGCTCTTTTTTATCGCCGGCTTCCTCTATGTCCGACGGCACAGCACGGAACTCTCGGCCTTTGGTGGCGCGGCCAAGCAGGTGCCGCTGCTGGCGACCTTCCTGTTGATTATTGGCATGGCCTCGATCGGCCTGCCGGGGACGAACGGTTTCGTGGGCGAGTTTTTGATTCTCCTGGGCGCGTTCCAAGCCTACTGGCTCTTCGGCGTCTTCGCCGTGACGGGCGTGATCTTCGGCGCGGCCTATTTCCTCTGGTACTATGAGCGGGCGATGCTCGGGCCGCTGTCGCCGGGGATTCCGCGCACGATCACGGACCTAAACGCGCGCGAGATGATCATCGCCGTCTCGCTCTGTGTGATGATTTTGTGGATTGGGCTCTATCCCTCGCCGTTCCTCAAAATAATGAACGGATCCATTCAGGCGTTGGAAAGTCGCCTGCTAGACCGGGGGGTGGAAGTAAAGGCGGTGTCGCCGCAGCCGGGGAATCGCGCGGCGCTGGAACGACCGGACGGGGGGCGCAAGATCTAA
- the nuoL gene encoding NADH-quinone oxidoreductase subunit L codes for MYDWLVIAIPVLPLVAVLLNGLVGSRYSHDVAGRLASGSVGLSFACALAVFANQLQGRGAHEVVAYRWIFGGDLNINLAFLIDPLTCIMLLVVTGVGFLIHLYSIGYMHGEEGFTRFFTYMNLFMVSMLLLVMGNNYVVLFIGWEGVGLCSYLLIGYYYDKVSAAKAATKAFVVNRIGDAGFLLAIFLVFYNFGTLDYTQVFAKAGALSPQMATAIALCLLVGAVGKSAQIPLYTWLPDAMEGPTPVSALIHAATMVTAGVYMIVRNHVLYDMAPVAMTTVAVVGGCTALFAATIGLVQTDIKRVLAYSTVSQLGYMFLGCGIGAYTAAIFHLMTHAFFKALLFLSAGSVIHALGGEQDIRKMGGLKKKIPVTHAVFLIGTLAIAGIFPFAGFWSKDEIMAHAFVHHHYGLYAMAATGALLTSFYMFRLTYLTFYGPSRMDHHTEAHVHESPWIMLGPLVVLAGLSLSGGFPGVPPENGWFHHFLHPSVAAGVAEDHGGSLELIIGLMGAATVIALIGWGVAHYLYSVDPETADQWAAKSPATYATLLNKYYVDEIYDFLIVEPIKALGRAWDWFDKTIIDGLVRGVAELTEWGAWLSTWIEKHVVYAGLNVIGYANHLTARTWRRLQSGQVHHYAAIIVAGLFILVHLAYIWWTTGMVGFGVALR; via the coding sequence ATGTACGACTGGCTTGTCATAGCAATCCCGGTATTGCCGTTGGTGGCCGTCCTGCTCAACGGCCTGGTGGGGAGCCGCTATTCGCACGACGTCGCGGGCCGCCTCGCCTCCGGCTCCGTAGGCCTATCCTTCGCCTGCGCCCTCGCCGTCTTCGCGAATCAGTTGCAGGGCCGTGGGGCGCACGAAGTCGTAGCCTACCGGTGGATCTTTGGCGGGGATCTCAACATCAACCTCGCGTTTTTGATCGATCCGCTCACCTGCATCATGCTGCTGGTGGTGACCGGCGTCGGCTTTCTCATCCATCTTTATTCGATCGGGTACATGCACGGCGAGGAGGGCTTTACGCGCTTCTTCACCTACATGAACCTCTTCATGGTGTCCATGCTCTTGCTCGTGATGGGCAACAACTACGTGGTGCTCTTCATCGGATGGGAGGGCGTTGGCCTCTGTTCGTACCTCCTGATCGGCTACTACTACGACAAGGTCTCAGCGGCCAAGGCGGCAACCAAGGCCTTTGTGGTCAACCGGATCGGCGACGCGGGGTTCTTGCTCGCAATCTTCCTCGTGTTCTATAACTTCGGCACGTTGGACTACACGCAGGTCTTCGCCAAGGCCGGCGCCCTGTCGCCCCAGATGGCCACGGCCATCGCACTTTGCCTGCTCGTCGGGGCGGTCGGCAAATCGGCGCAGATTCCCCTCTACACCTGGCTGCCGGACGCGATGGAGGGCCCCACGCCGGTCAGCGCACTGATCCACGCAGCCACGATGGTCACCGCCGGCGTCTACATGATCGTCCGCAACCACGTGCTCTATGATATGGCGCCTGTGGCCATGACGACAGTTGCGGTCGTGGGCGGGTGCACGGCGCTCTTTGCCGCGACGATCGGCCTTGTGCAGACCGACATTAAGCGCGTGCTGGCCTATTCGACGGTCAGCCAGCTCGGCTACATGTTCCTGGGCTGCGGCATCGGCGCCTACACAGCGGCGATTTTCCATCTGATGACCCACGCCTTCTTCAAGGCGTTGCTCTTTTTGTCGGCCGGCTCCGTGATCCATGCGCTGGGCGGTGAGCAGGACATCCGCAAGATGGGCGGGCTGAAGAAAAAGATTCCCGTGACGCACGCGGTCTTTCTAATCGGCACGCTGGCCATCGCGGGCATCTTTCCCTTCGCTGGCTTCTGGAGTAAGGACGAGATCATGGCCCATGCTTTCGTCCATCACCACTACGGGCTCTACGCGATGGCAGCCACCGGGGCTCTGCTGACCTCCTTTTATATGTTCCGGCTGACGTACCTGACCTTCTATGGCCCGTCGCGGATGGACCACCACACGGAAGCGCATGTTCATGAGTCGCCGTGGATCATGCTCGGGCCACTGGTCGTACTGGCCGGCCTCTCGCTCAGTGGTGGCTTCCCCGGTGTGCCGCCTGAGAACGGCTGGTTCCACCATTTTCTCCATCCGTCGGTCGCCGCGGGTGTAGCGGAGGACCATGGTGGGAGTCTGGAATTGATCATCGGCTTGATGGGTGCCGCCACGGTCATCGCGCTGATCGGCTGGGGTGTTGCACACTACCTCTATAGCGTAGATCCGGAAACCGCCGATCAGTGGGCCGCGAAGTCGCCAGCGACCTACGCGACATTGCTCAACAAATACTATGTGGATGAGATTTACGATTTCCTGATCGTCGAGCCGATCAAGGCGCTGGGACGTGCGTGGGACTGGTTCGACAAGACGATCATCGACGGCCTCGTGCGCGGCGTGGCTGAGCTGACCGAGTGGGGCGCCTGGCTCAGCACTTGGATTGAGAAACACGTCGTCTATGCCGGCCTGAACGTCATCGGCTATGCCAATCATCTGACCGCACGGACCTGGCGCCGGTTGCAGAGCGGCCAGGTCCATCACTACGCAGCGATCATTGTGGCGGGCCTCTTCATCCTTGTCCATTTGGCCTACATCTGGTGGACGACCGGCATGGTGGGATTCGGAGTGGCGTTGAGATGA